DNA sequence from the Candidatus Bathyarchaeota archaeon genome:
AATTGAATTGCTCCCTGTAAGCAGTTTAAAGCCCGCTTCTTTTACGTACGCATACGATATTACTTGGCATGGTGCTGTGGCAACTTTTGATGGCACAACACCCATCTGCAGCATGTACGATGGAACCACGCCGACTGGTCTTTGGCTATTAGTCGAGTATCCGCCTACGTTGACAGTTACCGCCGCAAAGTAGACTCATAAAGTAAATCAAAAAAAGAGTTGTTTTGTTTGTTCTGCTTGCAGTTTGCTCTACAACCAGCCTCCAACGTATCCCAGACGCAGCATCAAAAAATCAACGCACAGCAAAGCCTGATAGAAGATGATGAATAAGGGCACTACTTTCTTCTTCTAACACTAAAAAACAAAGCCGCCCGCTCAAAAATTTGATCTACTGCATAGTGCTTAAGCGTTTGTATTATCTAATAGTTACCGACAAATTCTTATTAGCCCAAACCGCAAAGCTTTCTTAGCGCAGAGTAGAAACGTGGAGGCACAAAAAATCGAAGCAACACAAACAGTCCTGATTGCAGCAAGCATCGCAGTTTCCTTAGGCGTACTGTGCTACGCTTCATGGAGAGACTACAAAAGCCGCGAAGTCAGCAACAAAGTCTGGATAATCTACGCACCCATAGCACTCGCGCTGTCCTTGGCACAAATGGTTTTTGACCCTTCACAGTTACCCTACTTTGCCCTAAGCTTCGGCGTAACCTCAGGCTTAGCGCTATTGCTGTTTTACGCGGGCGGCTTCGGCGGCGCCGACTCAAAAGCACTCATGTGCATCGCCCTTGCTTTGCCCTTTGCCCCCATAGCGTTGGTCACACCCATTTTTGCCTTCGGCGTCTCACCGATTTCCCAAATCATCTACCCCATCACAATCTTCGGCAACGCTGTGCTGTTCGCAGCGGCAAGCGGCATATACATGATAGCACGCAATATAGTGTGGCACAGAAAGCACGGCGTAAAAATGTTCGCAGGCACCCTCGCGTCTGAGTCAATCGGAAAAAAACTGCTTATACTAATCACGGGATATAAAACCACGGTTACAAAGCTAAAGGAAACATGGCACATTTTCCCCATGGAAGACATCCAAGAAGACGGCAACACCAACGAATTAAAACGCAAACTATTGGTTGTCCCGCATGACGAAGGGCGCGAAAAAATCGTTGAACGACTATCCAACGCCATTGAATCTGGAAAAATTGACGCATACGTGTGGGCAACACCAGGGTTACCCATGCTTATCTTTGTAACCTTAGGCCTAATCGTTGCACTGCTTTTCGGAGATTTAGTTTGGCTTTTCGTCCGCTTTATTTTTAGCTAAAACAAAAAGATTTTCAAAGCCATTTTCGCTACGTTTTGAATACGAGATTGCAGCAGTAGTCATGAAAACTGCACCAAAAGCCACTGAGGCAAGACCGTAACCACGGTACGGGTAAGAGGCTGCATCTAAACTGGCAACCACTTGGCTCTCTGCCGCCACTAAATCTTGAGTGGCATATGAATAGAAGAACGCACTTACAACAAACAAACAAATCGCAACTAGCAAAGTACAGACTTCTGCTTTATATTTCAAACCCTTCTTGCCCCTCTCTTCAGACTGCCTGTTAGCTTACATTTAAAATCAAAAGGTTATTTTAGCTTTTTGGAAATAACAGTTACCGGAGCCCCTCATGTCCATGCGCCCATGCAAAAAAGAGCTTGAAAACTTTCTAGAGAACAGAAAACCTAAAGAATGCAGAGTCGTGGTTATGCCTGACTTTTTTTTGGACAGGTTCATCAGCTTACCGTGGGGCACCGCCGAATTCACAACATTAATAAATCAAGTAGTTAAGCGCAAGGGCGGCAGCATCGACGGCATTTCCCAAGTCGACATGCAGGGAGGAAACTCCATCAATGTCGCCTCAGCCATCGCCAACTTAGGCGCGAAGGTTATACCGATAATTTGTACAAGCGAATACGGTTCACAGCAAATAAAACACCACCTAAAAACCGCCCAAGTTGATACATCGCACATAAAAATCTTCGATAAGGCGTCAGTGACGACTGCGCTTGAGTTCCAAACGCAAGACATGAAGACGAACGTTATGTTGCGGGATGTGGGGTCGCTGGCAGATTTTGGTCCAGCAAACCTTGACCATGACGATTATAAGCTGATTGAAGAGGCAGATTATGTTTGTCTCTTTAACTGGGCTGGAACATTAAAATTTGGTACAGCGCTGGCACAGGCGGTTTTTGGCAGGGTAAAACAGCGCGGCAGAGGCAAGACTTACTATGCTACGGCAGACCCTACGCCTAACGCTGATGGTATTAGTGGTTTGATGGAGAATGTTCTAAAGACTGATATCGTAGACATTTTGAGTGTCAACGAGAATGAAGCTGTTACCTACGCAGCTCTGCTTGATGAAGGCTTGAACGAGAAAAAGCGACATGTAGGTTTTGCGGAGTTAGCGCTGGAGGCAGCTCGCGTTTTGGCTAAGCGTTTGTCTGCGCGAATCGATTTGCACACTACCGCTTTCTCTGCCACGCTCCATGGGGAAAAGGAGGCGGTGGTGCCAACGTTCAAGGTTGAACCTTTGCGTGCGACAGGTGCTGGTGATGCTTGGGATGCTGGAAACATCACAGGCGATTGGAATGCTCTTTCGGACGAGTGCCGTTTGATGTTGGCGAATGCTGTTTCTGCCTGTTACCTCTTAGATTCAGAAGGCAAGCATCCGAACAAAAACAAACTTTTGAGTTTCCTTAGGAGTACCGCTTGAGGTTTATGCAAATTATTTTAAGTCGCTAACACTCTACCATGCAAATAATACAGTAAAGGCGGTGTGGATGGCTAAACTGTTTGGAAGTTCAGGCGTTAGAGGCCTAGCAAACGTTGATTTAACTCCTAATCTCGCTTACAGGGTTGCTTCAGCCGTAGCAACGCATGCCAAAGCAAAAAGAGCGGTGGTTGCCCGAGACACGCGGGTTTCAGGATGCATGATTGAGGGTGCGCTAGTTTCAGGTTTGCTTTCTTGCGGCGTGGATGTTTTGCTTGCGGGTATGGTACCAACGCCTGTTTTAGCTTACACGACTAAAGCAGTGTCGGCTGATGTGGGTTTTATGCTTACGGCGTCTCATAATCCGCCTCAGTACAACGGCATTAAAGTGTTTAAGAGCGACAGTCTATCTTACACTGACGAAGACCAAGATGCCGTGGAAAAAATTGTAGCTGAAGGGCGCTTTGCGTTGGCTGATTGGCGGTGTCTCGGTAAAACCGTGCCTGTAGATGCTGCACAAATTTATTTGGATATGGCAAAGAGAGCGGTTGCCCTAAAGCGTCAGTGGAACGTGGTTGTTGACGCGGGGTGTGGTGCCACTTTTAGTGTTGCTCCAAAACTGCTCAAAGCCTTAGGGTGCAAAGTAACTGCTCTTAACTCTCAACCAGACGGGCACTTTCCAGCCAGAAAATCCGAACCGACAGCTGAATCGCTCAAGGACTTGGCGAATGTCGTTAAAACGCTTGGTGCTGACATAGGCGTTGCCTTTGACGGTGATGGCGACCGCGTTGCCTTCGTTGATGAATGCGGGGTTTTTGTTGATTTTGACCGCTCGCTTGCTGCTTACGTCGCTTTTGCTCTTAAGCGGGCTGGTGGCGGGATGATTGTGACTAATGTTGAGGCGTCAATGTGTGTGGAAACGATGGCACAAAAATACGGCGGAAAAGTTGTGAGGACACGGGTCGGCGACATCTACATCTCAGAGGCCATAAAGCGTGATGGAGCGATGTTTGGTGGCGAGCCTTGTGGCGCTTGGGTGCATCCGAAGCTTCACTTTTGTCCTGATGGACCGCTTTCTGCAGCGCTGTTTTTGGCGGCTTTGGAAGATGAGGATAAGAATGTTTCTGAGTTTGTGGGTGAAGTCCCAGAGTACAGTACGTTGCGAAAAAACATTGCTTGTAGGAATGACCGTAAATATAGGGTGGTAGATGAACTCGGCGGGGTTCTCAAGGCTGAATTTCCCGATTACACCGATTTCTCCACTGTTGATGGTGCGCGTTTAGCTCTCAAAAATGGTTGGTTACTTCTTAGGGCTTCAGGCACCGAACCACTTATTCGTTTGACGGTTGAGGGTGAATCTTTGAGTGCGGCAAAGGATATAACTCAAAAGGCAACAGCACTAATACAAAGACAAGTCGAGGCACAATAAAATGAAGGCTGTATTATTAGCGGCTGGCGCGGGTGAAAGGCTGATGCCGATAACGGCAACTCGCCCCAAGCACCTCATTAAGGTCGGGGGAAAACCGATCTTGCAGTTTTGCCTTGAAGCAGTAAAGAAGGCAGGAATAGACGAGGCTATAATCGTTACTCACTACATGGGTGAGGCTATCCGCAAATATTTTGGTGACGGCAAAGCGCTTGGTTTGCGCTTGAGTTATGTGGAGCAGAAAGCTATTTTGGGTACGGGTAACGCCGCAAGCGTGGCTGAACCGCATATTGAGGGAGATTTTGTTCTGGTTTATGGTGATTTGCTTTTCGGTCAAGACGCCGTTAAGGATGTGCTCTCAAAGTTCAAGGGCGGAAAAACCGTTGCCGTGATGGGCGTAGTACTAGTTGATAAGCCAGAAAACTACGGCATAATCGAGCTGGATACAGATAAGAAGGTTAAGTGCATTGTAGAGAAGCCACCTGCTGGAAAAGAGCCGTCGAATTTGGCTAACGCAGGAGTCTATGTTTTCTCGAAAGAAATTTTTGATGTGTTAAGGAAGACTAAAGCTTCAGTTCGTGGAGAATGGGAACTCACTGATGCCATAACTATGCTTGCAAGCGAAGGCAAAACGGTTCTTGCAACGCAACTCTCCAAGGATGACTGGTTTGATGTAGGTAGACCGTGGGACTTGCTGGACGCTAACGTTTGGGCACTAAAACGCATGGAGCACCGCGTGTTGGGCACTGTGGAGCAGGGTGCGCATTTGATTGGTCCTGTTTCAGTGGCGGAGTCTGCGCGGATTCGTTCAGGCGCTTACATCGAAGGTCCAGCATTCATAGATGAAGAAGCTGATGTTGGACCAAACTGCTACATCCGACCGTGTACAAGTTTAGGCAGAAAAGTTCGTGTTGGCAACGCTTGCGAAGTGAAGAATAGCATCATAATGGACGGCACCCATGTCGGGCATCTCTCTTATGTCGGCGACAGTATCCTTGGCGAAAAATGCAACCTTGGTGCAGGAACCATAACAGCGAATTTGCGTTTGGATGATGGCCACGTTAAAATGATAATCAAGGACAAACTTGTTGACACTGGAAGGCGCAAATTAGGTGCAATTTTTGGCGATAATGTTAAAACAGGCATCAAATCGCTTTTTATGCCAGGCGTAAAGGTGGGCGAGAACAGTTTGGTTGGAGCCAACTTTATGGTTGAGAGAGATTTGCCAGCAAACTCGAGGGCGTTTCTAAAACAGAGCGGCGAAATAAAGCAAAAGAAATAATCAAGATAGCCCTCACAGTGGGTGAGTTCTAATGTCTGAAAAAACGCCTGAAGAATTATTGCGTGAATTTGTTAAGAAATACTATGCCTTCTTTCAGGGCATGTATACTGACGAAAATAAAATGCTTGATTATGGTTTCAAATTCATTGATGCATACAATTCCTTTTAAAGGGCATTTGACGATTTTGTCAGCATCTCAGAATATTACAGACTCCTTAAACGACTAACGCCAGAATCTAATACTACGCCTAATGTCTTGGAAGACTTGTTTAAGCCCAAACCCAACTTCGATTGCATCAAGTTAGTAATGATAATATCGCTCATTGAGAAACTCAGTTCAGGTAAAGATTACATTGATTTCTCAACATGGGTTAAGAACAATCATCTCACTGACAAGAAGATACTGAAAGCTTGGGCTGACTACAACAAAGAATATGGATGTAGTCAAAAGTTCAGAAACTTTTTCTTGAACGAAACTTATATTACTAAAGCTGAGCAGATATCACTCCTAAAATCAGTGACTTATTTTATAATGGATGATAACGGAACTCTCTGCAATGTGGCGCTCTTTTGCTATGACAAAGAGCGGTGTAAGGCAGAGCGCTTCGGATGCACTTTTACTTCGTCTGAGGACTGCGAAGCTTATAAAGATGACAACATCCGAAAGAAAGGCATGAAAGAATTCGCAACCTTTCTTTATTCGATGCGTAATGGGTTTGTCCACGATGCTAATCTTATCCGCCTATCCGAAGAATCAATGGGTACAACAGCTCTCCTTTGGGATTTTGTTCCATACAAGTTTCACTACATCAGCAGAAACGACTACAAGGGACATGTACTTATGACATTGAGCGTCACAAGTCTTGAGAAGATAATGGATCGAAATTTAAAGAAACTTCTAGATAATTATCTCCTCATGAGGAAAAGCTCGCGTTAAATCCTTGCTCTGAATTAATGGTTTTTCTCTTTTTATAGAGCTCTAATTTTTCATTTAAAAGTAGTGATTTTAATGGCTTCTAAGTCGTTGTAAATATAAATAAGGGGCTGTAGACTGCGCAAGGTAGATTACTATCGGTATTCAGTGCGTAAAAAATCCAAAAAGGGCTAGAATAAACCAAAAAAGACCTAAATTGCATTTCCAATAGAAGCGAAACCTTCTCTGCGCTATCTTTTTTGCATTCTATTTATATTAAAGATAAATAGTTGTAGTGCAATCTCATAAAACAATTAAGGAGAAAAAGAAAATTGTCTGTAGCGCAAAGAAAATACTTCACTGAAGTAGCAGCATTGGCAGAAAAAACTGTAGCTGTAACCACAACAACAGGAAAAACCTTCAACGGCACCCTCGTAGGCATAAACCCTGACAATTTAAGCCTCACACTAGCTGACGTTAAAGACGAAACAGGAAAACTCCTCAACCGACTAGTCCTAAACGGCTCCATCGTCATGTCTATTTCCAGCGCAGAAAAACCCTTCGACCTCAAAGCCCTCGCACAACGACTAGAAAAAGTCTTCCCAACAATGGTTAAACTCTACGAAGACAAGGGCTTCATCTGGGTCATGGATAAAGTCAAACTTACAGAAAAAGGCGTCACGGAAGGCTCAGGACCTGCCGCTGACCGCGTACAAAGAGTTTACGAGCAATTCATGAGCGAAGTCAAAGCCTAAATAAACCAGCGCAGTTGCTGCTCCTCTTTCTTCTTTTCTTCTGTGATACTTCGAATAATACCAAACGACTCAAGCATCAATTTAATCTCGTTACCCGTAGCTTCTAACTCAGACAAATCAACATCCAACTTCAGGTATTTGCCAACTAAATCTAGTGCGTACTTCGCAGCGTTCACATCAGGGTCCATCCCAGGAGTATCCACCAAAAGCGAGAAACCCTTCATATCCCTAATTTTAGCCAGCCCAACCGATAAACCAGCAATACCAAACACATGACCAACCATAACCTTCGTGCCCAAATCCAATGCTTCCTGCATAGTCTCCAAATCCGTCGCCGTACTGTAAACACCTGGCACAGCCTGCGCCTCATCCTTCTTGAAGCCACCAATAGAAATTACAAAGCGGCAACCTAACTCCTGCGCAATGTCGAGCACTTTACCCACTAACTCGTACTGACCAACCGTCGTCAACGCCTGCGTGTTACCATACCAAATGATCAAATCACGCTTGCCTTCGCCTCGTTTAGCATAATAGAGTTCGTTTATAGGTGAACGTGCACTGCCATCTCCAGTAGTAACAGCGAAATCTTGAAATGCAGATGAAAATAATTGTGCAAACTTTTTCGCTTTTAGTTGTTTAATTAAGTGTAAAGCTGCAATGTTAGCCACAAACCCGATGCCAGGCAACCCTTCAATGAGAATTGGGTCGTTTAGTTCTGGTTTTTCACTTATGTCAATTGAGCAGACCACGGTTATGCCTCTCTTGCGTATTTAGATATTGCATAATGATATAAGGATGCCTAATCCGAAGGAAACTGGGACAAAATAAGAGGCTCACCCAAACTTCGGGCTTAATTTTGGCAAAATTATAAATCCACCAAGAAAGCCACAAGTTAGCGGTGTAAATGGTGCGAAAGCTAGCATATACAATTCTCATGATTATTCTTGTCGGGTCGTTCCTGTTTTTAGGCTTTGGACGCGCAAGTACTCCTATCAGCGGAGTAGTTACCTCAAACACGGTTTGGACATGGGAAAGCAGTCCTTATGTGCTTACAGGCGACCTAACTGTTAACAGCGGGGTAACTTTAACCATAGAACCAGGGGTCATTGTCGATTTTAGCTCATACAAGCTACAGGTAAACGGAGCCTTAAACGCGCAAGGAACCAGTGCTAACAAGGTACTTTTCTCAAGCAACGGCTATTCAAATCAAAAAATTGAGTTGAGAGGCTCTGGCAGCATAATCGATAACGTAATCATATCATCAGTACCACTGATAATTAGCGATTCTTCACCTATAATAAGCAACAGTTACATCACAAGCAACTCCGCAGAACCCATCACAGTGAACGGTGGCGCTCCAACAATAAGCAACAATGTGATAAAATTCAGCGCCACAGCTGACGGAATCCACGTGAATTCAGGCTCACCAACAATCATCGACAATATAATTGCTGGTCAGGGGCACTACTGCGGAATCTACACCCAAGGCACGGCATACATCTCAAACAACAAAATCACCAATTGCTGGACAGGTATTCATGCAGTAGGACAAACAAACATACAGCAAAACATCATCATGAATAATGTGAATGATGGAATAAAAAGCGAGAACTCAGCCTCATTCATTGAAAGAAACGCCCTTGCCAACAACAAGTGCGGCATAGGCGGGACAGGAACCATCCAATACAACACCATAACAGGCAACGAAGTGGGAATTTGGGGGCCACTCTCTACAGCCGTAATCACTAACAACAACATCTACAGCAATTTCAACGCAACATCAGGTATAACCCAGAACGTTCACCTCACAGAAACATACGACATCACAGTTACAAACAACTGGTGGGGGACGACAGTCGCATCAGCGATTAGTCAAACACTTTGGGATTACAAAAACGACTCAATCAATTTGGGCAACGCAATTTACCAACCATACCTAACCCAACCCAACCCCCAAGCACCTTCAGTTCCAACAGGAATCGCTGTGCCAACATCTCCACCGACGCCACCGCCATACTCGCCAACATCATCACCCAGCGAAACACCTACATACACACCAACAGAAGAACCAACACAGACACCTTACCAATACACTCCAAACCCTGAACAAACACCCATGATAGTAGGGACCCCAGACCCAATTATCGGTCAACCGGACACTGATTTGCTGGGCGTAATCGTTATTCTCTCAGCCGTAATAGCTTCGGTTACCATTATCCTGCTGATTAATAGAAAATTCACAAGAAGCAAAAAAGCTACGGTAAACTAAGCCTAAATTTTTTATAAGCGAGCAATGCTTCTTGTGTAGGTTTCACCTTGAGCTTTGAAATAAAAGAAAAAGACCTCCTAGGCAGAATCGGCAAACTAAAAACCAAAAGCGGAACAGTGGAAACGCCCCTGCTTTTTCCAGTAATCAACCCCAGCATACAGCCGATTCCGCCTAAAAGACTCAAGGAAACATTCGGTTTCCAAGCAATCATAACGAACGCTTACATCCTAAAAAAACGCTACCAAAACAAGCCCATAGATGTAGGCTTGCATAAATTCCTTGACTTTGACGGGGCAGTGATGACTGATTCAGGAGCCTACCAAATCCTCGTTTACGGCGAAGTAGAAGTTACCCAGAAAGAAATAGTGGCTTACCAAGAAGGCATCGGCAGCGACATCGCCACTATTCTTGACATCCCAACAGGCTGGAAAGTAACCAAGGAACAGGCAAAAGTTACGGTGGCAGAAACCCTGAGACGAGCCAAAGCGTTCTTTAAAACTAAAAGTCGAGATGACATTCTTTGGGTTGGACCAGTGCAAGGTGGACGGCATTTGGATTTGGTGGCGAATTCAGCGGTAGAAATGGGAAAGCTACCTTTTCAAATTCACGCTTTAGGCAGCCCAACTGAAGTCATGGAAAGCTATCGCTATGACGTGTTAGCGGATATGATTTTAACTGCCAAGAAAGGCATACCCATAGAGCGACCGCTGCACTTGTTTGGTGCTGGTCACCCCTCAATGTTCGCTTTAGCTGTGGCGTTGGGCTGTGACCTCTTTGACTCAGCCGCTTATGCATTATACGCTCGAGAAAACCGTTACATGACGGAAAACGGCACATGGCGAGTGGAAGAACTTGACTATTTTCCCTGCAGTTGCCCCCAATGCTCCACAGAAACGCCAAGAGGCTTAGAGCACAAAACACCCAAGGAAAGGCAAGTCTTCTTAGCCGAACACAACCTTCACGTATGCGTAGCTGAATTAAAGCGTATCAAACAAGCTATCCGAGAAGGCAGACTCTGGGAACACACAGAAATGCGAGTTCACGCTCACCCCGCATTGCTCTCAGCCCTAAAACGTCTACGCAACCACGAAGACTTCCTTGAAAAAATCAGCCCCACCGTGAAGGGAAGCGGATTCTTCTACTTTGACTCGGTTGGACTTGCAAGACCAGAAATCACCCGTTATCGCAAACGCTTAAGCGAACGCTACACGCCTCCTGAAGGCGCAAAAGTGCTTCTGCTTGTGCCGCAGACCAGAAATAAGCCCTTCCATAAAGCTCCAGAATTCAAAAAAATCAGGCAACTCTTTAGGAACTTGGGCGAACTTGCCACAAAGGTTCACGTTTGCGTTTATGCTGCACCATTTGGCGTTGTACCATTGGAGCTGGATGAGGTTTATCCGCTTTCTCAGCATGATACCGCGTTGCCTCTCGACTTGGAAACTATCGGTTATGTGGCAGACCAAACTGTGGAGTACATCAAGCGCAGTAGCTATCGAAGAGTCGTGTTGCTAAACGATAGAAAACTCTGGGGCGACAGCGTTAAGGAGGCGTGCAGTTCAGCGTGCAAGACGAAGCTGTTGATGTTTGATAGTGTCGAGGAAAATGTTGAATCGCCCAAAGAACTCTTGACTAATCTGGAGCGTAGCTTGCGTAAGCAACTACCATAGATTTGCCGCTTAGATCTAAAGTTATCGAAAGGAAAAAGAAAAGAATAAATGAGGTTATTAGTGGGGTAAGTTAAAGCCCAGATACTCCTACAGCTTTGGATTGAATTTGCAATTTATTGGCAGTCATCGCTATTTAGCATTAAAACTTGAGGATCCTAACTAAGAAACAAAAAAAAGGGACTCAAACCGCCTTTATAGCAGGCAAACAGTCGCCTTTAAAAAGAGGTAGCAAGTAGCCGGCATGACCCTATGGAAAAACGTTCGACTACCCAACATATGTGCAAACTGCTGAGAACTAAGAACAGTGAACTG
Encoded proteins:
- a CDS encoding prepilin peptidase: MEAQKIEATQTVLIAASIAVSLGVLCYASWRDYKSREVSNKVWIIYAPIALALSLAQMVFDPSQLPYFALSFGVTSGLALLLFYAGGFGGADSKALMCIALALPFAPIALVTPIFAFGVSPISQIIYPITIFGNAVLFAAASGIYMIARNIVWHRKHGVKMFAGTLASESIGKKLLILITGYKTTVTKLKETWHIFPMEDIQEDGNTNELKRKLLVVPHDEGREKIVERLSNAIESGKIDAYVWATPGLPMLIFVTLGLIVALLFGDLVWLFVRFIFS
- a CDS encoding carbohydrate kinase family protein, whose translation is MSMRPCKKELENFLENRKPKECRVVVMPDFFLDRFISLPWGTAEFTTLINQVVKRKGGSIDGISQVDMQGGNSINVASAIANLGAKVIPIICTSEYGSQQIKHHLKTAQVDTSHIKIFDKASVTTALEFQTQDMKTNVMLRDVGSLADFGPANLDHDDYKLIEEADYVCLFNWAGTLKFGTALAQAVFGRVKQRGRGKTYYATADPTPNADGISGLMENVLKTDIVDILSVNENEAVTYAALLDEGLNEKKRHVGFAELALEAARVLAKRLSARIDLHTTAFSATLHGEKEAVVPTFKVEPLRATGAGDAWDAGNITGDWNALSDECRLMLANAVSACYLLDSEGKHPNKNKLLSFLRSTA
- the glmM gene encoding phosphoglucosamine mutase; the protein is MAKLFGSSGVRGLANVDLTPNLAYRVASAVATHAKAKRAVVARDTRVSGCMIEGALVSGLLSCGVDVLLAGMVPTPVLAYTTKAVSADVGFMLTASHNPPQYNGIKVFKSDSLSYTDEDQDAVEKIVAEGRFALADWRCLGKTVPVDAAQIYLDMAKRAVALKRQWNVVVDAGCGATFSVAPKLLKALGCKVTALNSQPDGHFPARKSEPTAESLKDLANVVKTLGADIGVAFDGDGDRVAFVDECGVFVDFDRSLAAYVAFALKRAGGGMIVTNVEASMCVETMAQKYGGKVVRTRVGDIYISEAIKRDGAMFGGEPCGAWVHPKLHFCPDGPLSAALFLAALEDEDKNVSEFVGEVPEYSTLRKNIACRNDRKYRVVDELGGVLKAEFPDYTDFSTVDGARLALKNGWLLLRASGTEPLIRLTVEGESLSAAKDITQKATALIQRQVEAQ
- a CDS encoding sugar phosphate nucleotidyltransferase, producing the protein MKAVLLAAGAGERLMPITATRPKHLIKVGGKPILQFCLEAVKKAGIDEAIIVTHYMGEAIRKYFGDGKALGLRLSYVEQKAILGTGNAASVAEPHIEGDFVLVYGDLLFGQDAVKDVLSKFKGGKTVAVMGVVLVDKPENYGIIELDTDKKVKCIVEKPPAGKEPSNLANAGVYVFSKEIFDVLRKTKASVRGEWELTDAITMLASEGKTVLATQLSKDDWFDVGRPWDLLDANVWALKRMEHRVLGTVEQGAHLIGPVSVAESARIRSGAYIEGPAFIDEEADVGPNCYIRPCTSLGRKVRVGNACEVKNSIIMDGTHVGHLSYVGDSILGEKCNLGAGTITANLRLDDGHVKMIIKDKLVDTGRRKLGAIFGDNVKTGIKSLFMPGVKVGENSLVGANFMVERDLPANSRAFLKQSGEIKQKK
- a CDS encoding PAS domain-containing protein gives rise to the protein MEDLFKPKPNFDCIKLVMIISLIEKLSSGKDYIDFSTWVKNNHLTDKKILKAWADYNKEYGCSQKFRNFFLNETYITKAEQISLLKSVTYFIMDDNGTLCNVALFCYDKERCKAERFGCTFTSSEDCEAYKDDNIRKKGMKEFATFLYSMRNGFVHDANLIRLSEESMGTTALLWDFVPYKFHYISRNDYKGHVLMTLSVTSLEKIMDRNLKKLLDNYLLMRKSSR
- a CDS encoding Lsm family RNA-binding protein, giving the protein MSVAQRKYFTEVAALAEKTVAVTTTTGKTFNGTLVGINPDNLSLTLADVKDETGKLLNRLVLNGSIVMSISSAEKPFDLKALAQRLEKVFPTMVKLYEDKGFIWVMDKVKLTEKGVTEGSGPAADRVQRVYEQFMSEVKA
- a CDS encoding PAC2 family protein, whose amino-acid sequence is MVCSIDISEKPELNDPILIEGLPGIGFVANIAALHLIKQLKAKKFAQLFSSAFQDFAVTTGDGSARSPINELYYAKRGEGKRDLIIWYGNTQALTTVGQYELVGKVLDIAQELGCRFVISIGGFKKDEAQAVPGVYSTATDLETMQEALDLGTKVMVGHVFGIAGLSVGLAKIRDMKGFSLLVDTPGMDPDVNAAKYALDLVGKYLKLDVDLSELEATGNEIKLMLESFGIIRSITEEKKKEEQQLRWFI
- a CDS encoding right-handed parallel beta-helix repeat-containing protein produces the protein MVRKLAYTILMIILVGSFLFLGFGRASTPISGVVTSNTVWTWESSPYVLTGDLTVNSGVTLTIEPGVIVDFSSYKLQVNGALNAQGTSANKVLFSSNGYSNQKIELRGSGSIIDNVIISSVPLIISDSSPIISNSYITSNSAEPITVNGGAPTISNNVIKFSATADGIHVNSGSPTIIDNIIAGQGHYCGIYTQGTAYISNNKITNCWTGIHAVGQTNIQQNIIMNNVNDGIKSENSASFIERNALANNKCGIGGTGTIQYNTITGNEVGIWGPLSTAVITNNNIYSNFNATSGITQNVHLTETYDITVTNNWWGTTVASAISQTLWDYKNDSINLGNAIYQPYLTQPNPQAPSVPTGIAVPTSPPTPPPYSPTSSPSETPTYTPTEEPTQTPYQYTPNPEQTPMIVGTPDPIIGQPDTDLLGVIVILSAVIASVTIILLINRKFTRSKKATVN
- the tgtA gene encoding tRNA guanosine(15) transglycosylase TgtA, with translation MSFEIKEKDLLGRIGKLKTKSGTVETPLLFPVINPSIQPIPPKRLKETFGFQAIITNAYILKKRYQNKPIDVGLHKFLDFDGAVMTDSGAYQILVYGEVEVTQKEIVAYQEGIGSDIATILDIPTGWKVTKEQAKVTVAETLRRAKAFFKTKSRDDILWVGPVQGGRHLDLVANSAVEMGKLPFQIHALGSPTEVMESYRYDVLADMILTAKKGIPIERPLHLFGAGHPSMFALAVALGCDLFDSAAYALYARENRYMTENGTWRVEELDYFPCSCPQCSTETPRGLEHKTPKERQVFLAEHNLHVCVAELKRIKQAIREGRLWEHTEMRVHAHPALLSALKRLRNHEDFLEKISPTVKGSGFFYFDSVGLARPEITRYRKRLSERYTPPEGAKVLLLVPQTRNKPFHKAPEFKKIRQLFRNLGELATKVHVCVYAAPFGVVPLELDEVYPLSQHDTALPLDLETIGYVADQTVEYIKRSSYRRVVLLNDRKLWGDSVKEACSSACKTKLLMFDSVEENVESPKELLTNLERSLRKQLP